One Pectinophora gossypiella chromosome 21, ilPecGoss1.1, whole genome shotgun sequence genomic region harbors:
- the LOC126376699 gene encoding uncharacterized protein LOC126376699, producing MEKKRDAFFLATKKAMNKKPVKDQKEDFKKKRHNNFNKNRVGVENGQGAVEKTEKKPFDKKTYRLKKYSKKYKLEQWEEQRKKRLMRDYQKSVKNDPLAGSYKPVSFDEDNTDSQEVGKFVKHPDFLEKEDASIKGETQELKKKDPFLKAKEKYNKVKQEKLEKQQQIEKAREEKRQKLEEYKKKKQERFKKLSKKTKKGQPVMTGRLELLLEQIQKSSK from the coding sequence ATGGAGAAAAAACGCGACGCATTCTTCCTTGCCACAAAGAAAGCCATGAACAAGAAACCAGTAAAAGATCAGAAAGAAGATTTCAAGAAGAAGAGGCATAACAACTTCAATAAGAACCGCGTGGGGGTTGAGAACGGTCAAGGTGCTGTAGAGAAGACTGAAAAGAAACCGTTTGACAAAAAAACATATCGTCTAAAGAAATACAGTAAGAAATATAAACTCGAGCAATGGGAGGAACAACGTAAGAAGAGGTTGATGAGAGATTATCAGAAAAGTGTCAAAAATGACCCATTGGCTGGTTCATACAAACCGGTGTCCTTTGATGAAGATAATACTGATTCCCAAGAAGTTGGAAAATTTGTCAAACATCCCGATTTTTTAGAAAAAGAAGACGCTTCAATTAAAGGAGAAACTCAAGAACTAAAGAAGAAAGATCCATTTTTGAAAGCGAAAGAAAAGTACAATAAAGTTAAGCAAGAAAAACTCGAGAAGCAGCAACAAATAGAGAAGGCAAGAGAAGAAAAGAGGCAAAAATTAGAGGAATACAAAAAGAAGAAACAAGAGCGGTTCAAGAAATTGAGTAAGAAAACAAAGAAAGGGCAGCCTGTGATGACAGGCCGTTTAGAATTGCTTTTGGAGCAAATCCAGAAAAGTTCTAAATAA